A segment of the Corylus avellana chromosome ca2, CavTom2PMs-1.0 genome:
CAATAAGTACAATAATTTATTGGGGGACCTATTTAGTTTACAAGAAGCAGAATTTTGAAGTAAATGATAATTGGCTTTGAGTGTTTTGAAAGAAGATGAAAGAAGCGCCATGAAATACTTTAGTTTGGAGGCCAAGacaatagataaaaaaaaatagctcaAACAGCTTGTAATACAATTACGTAgaagaatttttcaaaaacaaattaatttggtTTGAATGTGTTTTTGGCCCTCACATCAGTAATTCTATACCTCATACCATACTTTATAGCCTGCAAaattccatttttcatttttgatttttccctcaaatatatattacataGTAGCAGCCTAAGAATGCTTACAAACTATTGATTTCCAGTCTTGGCCTTACAATCTTGTGACTATATAATTTAATCTATTATTCCAATCACTAACAAATCAAAATACAAGCAGATCCACAGAAAAATTAACATCAAGGCAAGCATGCAAAATATACAAGTAGATCCACAGAACATACTCTGAAAAtattagaaaggaaaaaaccTGCAGAGGAAGATTACCTGGGATCAACGAGAACACAAACAGGCAGTATAAGAATAGACAGATCATTTAAGCCAAAACACATTGCTCTTGATTCTATCAGTAAAGATGGAACATTTTACTCAGAAACTACAAGAAAGTAACACAATCACATATCTATAGAACAAAATAGTACAAGTGAAGCAACAAACCATCTTTTCTCTAGTTGCTGACAAACTTCTATATAACTATTTAATTAGCCAAAACATGATACTATAATATCACCTGTCTAATTTGGCAGGACTGGGCATAAGAGGTCCTCTTGACCTGTTTGACGCCTCTTAGCAAATCCATGCAGAACATCCTCAAACTGTAATTGTTAGTAGTCTTCACATCCAAATGGAACTTCAATCAATATCTGCCATTTCCTTACCGAAGACTCAACTTGTCTGTTGTAAAATCCATTCCCTGAAATGTTTGAGAAGATAAGAAAAAAGCAGGTGTGGTTGACACGTTTACCCCTTGCACTTGAGACAGCTGTCCATAGTTTCATTTGAAACATTGCACAATCGTTGAGTTGCTGCTCaaaactcaccaaaaaaaattcaaaccacTTCACAAAACTagcaaaaaaattgaagcacCCTTTAGTTGCAGAACAGCACATGGATATtgtttttataagaataaatatGATTGAAGAAACCCCTCAGAAGTCAAAACAGATTTCCAATTGTCCTGAAATATGGAGAAAACAATTAGTTACAGTAATAAATATTCTGTTTTTGCAAGATCATATCTTGTTTTCAATTTAAGTAACTACATttgttaaaacttaaaagtgcACAGATCTGGACTTCTAATTTGTGGTACATAGGATCAAGGTCGACCTCctacacttttcaaaatccAATGAGTTTGCCAGAACTCTACCAAGTCACTCTTGACCGTACACACACCTTTGAGCCCTTGCTATTCTTCAAGAAAAAGGAGGTAAATGCTTTGGATTCATGAATGCTCCTTGGAGAATGCATTGGCAAGAAACTGAGTCTAAAAGCAAAAACATGCAAATACAACTAAATAGCGAGTTATGAAATAGAACACAATTAGTTAATAGAGAACAGTTACACAAAAGTAAACCAATCTAATTGACACCATTATCGGAGATCGTGTGTAAAATGTGACAGAGAGGATACTCTTTTATGGCTTTCCTATAAACTACTTCTTTTATTGATGCATATACAAAGTATGCATGTGTGCACAACCTTATTCGATAAAAATGAGCAGAACTTGTGAGGAACCATTTACTAAGGCAATCATGGACATAAAACAACAATCTTGGGAGTTTCGCAGCAAgaactttgaaatgaaagacatCCGTGTACACGACAAATATTTGTAGAAAGAATTTCAGGTTAATAGTTGAATTGTTGAATTGCCTTAGCTACCACCTCTGTGAGTCCTCAATCAATCAGATCAAATCCCTAAAACAACAAATGCATTGTCAGAAAGCTCAACAACCACAAACTGGTGAACCATACTGAAATATGTCCAGACCAAATAGCCACAAACCCTTGTATGTTTAAGCAATCAAGATGAAAAGAGCTCCAAAAAGTCCAAAAACCATGAAAGTTTCCTGCACCAAAAGTTATTGCCCTAGATCTAGACTCCACATAAAAGATAACATATTTTAGGAATTGAGAAAGCTATTAACATTCATTATTCACTGTCAGAGAATGAGTAGAAATATTCTTCAGGGGCTCATTCAATCCAACATCTTTGAGGATCTTGATAAATTTTCCACATCCATAATTGACCTGTTATTAGTACATGATTCCCTTCCCTTAACTTTGTCACTCTTCCACGAGcttccaaattttaaatgtgAAAAATGCTTTATTTATAAACTACACACTAGTCATATGCCAATCCAGACAATCCTTGGACACAGAACCCAGTGACAAAAACCAGGTATAGTCCCCTTAAGACTTGATTATGTCATTTTATTCTAATTCATCTCTTTTACCTTATTAATTAAACAGGTTAACTTGTTATAAACCTTATGGAGCGTGTTTTACTTCTTCTGTCACACTGTGATAGCTTGCTGAATGCCTGTACATAAGTAGTCTCTATTTTATGTTTACATATTCTTTATGTCATATTCACAGAAAACCGATCTATGTTCCTGTTTACAGAAAGCAATTTATTAGTAACAATTTACACAGCATGCCAAGACATGTCAGTCCCATCAAATCTGTCCATCTACTTTATGCATATACCAAAATTACACCAATAGTAACTACTAAATCTTTGAAAACACCATACTTTATGATTTCTTAATGACACGCAAGAGAACTCAAAACCACAATGTCAATTCAAAGAACATTCCTCTTGATAGCTATCAACCATTATGTTTGCATCACACCAAGCATGAAACTCAAGTATGTTTGGAAAATTCATTAGTGGCAACAAAGAACAACACCACCTAAGCTGTATGTGCTTTATAAAATCTAGACAACAGAGTGTATTCTTATTTTCTAATCCACACAACATTCCTTAAGAAACCCAAAATCACACCTTTGgtaatcaataatttaatatcTCATGGGAATAGTAATTAAATATCATGCTACTCCTCATCTTGTAATTTTTGGCATTCGGACACTCTTAggatttcaaaattcaaaacctatATCTGCATCTATTTACAGTTTCAGATTCATATTTTCTTATGAACTGGTTCCAAAACAAGGTCAACTTTTTCATACGAAGGGGGGGAGAAAATACAGCACATGATTCATAGACCCAACCCATAAAGACCGAGCATTGGAATGATTCATAGTTTTTCCCTCTTTCCAAATCAAAACGCAACGAAATACTCATCACATCATGTCCCAATCAAAAAGGACAACCCATTACACCAACACATCAATTCAAACACCCTTCTACTCAACAGAAACCCATAACGCAGGACAAGAGAAGGAAAGTATTAGATGAATTAAGCAATGCAAATCCAATACAGAACCGAACATGACAAGCAAGAAGGGAATTTTGGTTTCCATCAAACTTCCTAGCATACAACTGAGCgagagagagtgtgggaaaTTTTGGTGGCACATTGCTGCTTTCTAGTTTCTATTGACCAGCAACACAATGTATGCAAAGTTATTATTAACTCTGTGTTGAATGCCATAGGAGACTAGAAACAAAAGTTGCTGCTCTTCTACAAGCATCTTAATATTTAAACATTCTGATCATCCTATAGTTACAATGTTAGCAAAGAGGGTATAACATCCCATTTACTCATTCCTTAGTGACCCCTCAAAATCCACCTAAGTCCCAAACtaataaacaatatttaaacCTGGGGGGTTTCTGAAACTTAGCCAACTGACCTGAAAAAGTTTGTATTTTAAACCAGCTGAACCACTTTTTTACAGCAACCTGCATTACCTATTACACTTAAAATGTCTATAGTGACTTAAAAGATTAACAGTCCTTATCAACTTTTACTTCATATAGTTCACAGACAAAATTTCTGTTTGTAAAACAAGGTAGTTAGAAgcatttttgtagtgaaatttcaaattttcaatataaaacaacaattaaacgtaataattaataaaccaaAATACTTTTAGGCATTGGATTTTATGAAAATAGGGAAGACTAAAAAACATTGACCTACAGGCCCAAAAATGCTGTGTCATTTTTTGTGAAATCTGACCTCTAATTAAAGAGCTCAACCTTGAAAATTATTTCCACTGACCCCATCAACCATACCTAAGTACCAAAACCTCTTCAAGAGTAAAGTCCTATGAAGTAGCAAGATAATTCCTCAtgataagtaaaataaagatcatgtgAAGAACCCTTGTACAACTGCTTATTTAACCATAAAAATCTCTCACAATTCCTCCAATAAAAATACGGGTTAAATGTAAGTGTataaatatttgagaaatacaTCTTTGACAAGAATAAGCATAATATATTATCTCAGCGCATAAACGCTGCCTTGAAACACAATTGGAACAGATATATAAAGATGGGCCCTCATGCCTTGTCAACAATTGTCCTATTCTTCAGATTCATTTCCTCCCTTGACAGAAACTAGGGTCTCCATGTAAGTAACCAACTGCATCGAGTTACTATGTCCATGAATTTGGAGATCAGTCATTTGTTTGGTAGAGGGGTCATACAAGAACAGTTGTCCGTTATCAATTTTATTCAAGAACATGGTGTCATTCTTCCAAAATCCTAATGGTCGGTGAATTCTTGCAAAAGATGGTCCAATAGTAAAAAGCCTATTCCAGGAGTCCTTAACACCAACTTTAAGCAACAACCATATATCATATCGAATCTCCCTCCATCTTTCATCAACTGGCATGAGAGCAACCATGGCAATCGATTCATTCAACACGAAAAGGCTTTGCTCAGTAACATTATCTGGAAGTGGTGTTTTTAGGAATACCTCATCGCTCATGTCAAATGACAAAACAAATGAGTCCCGGTCATGATCATATGCCAGCCAAGAACCCATCCCAGTGGTGTATGCCATTGGGCCAGTTTCCGAAATAAAACACTGGGGTCCATCAACTTTTCTCCAAGAATCGGTGCTTAAGCTGTATACCACTTTTTGGTATATGATTTCTTTAACGTCTTTCATAACATAGTCGTCGAAATTGGGTTCATACATACTAACAAAGTGGATTATCTTGTAGTCATTAGTTTTGGCATCAAAACCAAATCCCATACCTTGAATACGGGTGCAATAGCCAGCGGGTGATTCGGGGACAACCTTTGTTTCTCTAGTTGTAGGGTTCCATATAACAACCTTCAATGTATCGTAAGCGTGGAGACAAACGAGACCATTGCAAGAACCCACCACAGAAATACTATACTTCTCGCCAAACGGCTCGTCGTTCCTAAAATACTGTGGAGGTAGAGGTTGTGTAAGGGGGGATATTTGGAGTTCTTCATAAGAAATCGTGGATACAACATAATCGTCCATTGTTTTGTTGCTCGTTTTAAGGAGAAGGTGGgtgttgctgttgttgttgttgttgtgtagGAGGTGTTTTCTTACGAAGTTTTGGTGTGTGATGAGAGCGTACCAGGATTTGCAGACGCACTTGAAACGCAAGAGAGAGACGACCGGAAGCCATAGCAGAATCTGCGTCACCAAGTCTTCAGGCAATTCGTTGGCCATCataattctcaaaaaaaaaattcgttggCCATCATCATCGGGTAATGGGTAGAGAAAGCTTCGCAGGGTTTTTAGTTTCAACAAGGAGGGGATCGTAATGTATTCTCCATGTAAAAGAGAGATATTGCCcatttgggcttgggcttgggcttgggcttgggctagAGCAATAAGCTTTGAGTTTAAGCCCAAATGGATCAGCAAATATTGCTATTAgaatattcatttaattatgacCATTACATGCACCTGCCACCTGATATGTCCAtaccccttaatttttcttgaaaaaacctgataaatgtttttttttttaaaaaaaaaaaaaaatgaaaaacactaAACCACACcgaaattgtaaaaaaaaaaactcgggCTCAATCAAGGTTTATTGAATCAAGCTCAGGCATTTCGGACCGAAATGATCCACAAATTTCAAAGCAATGAAAGCTTAATGATTGGCATACAATAAAGAGCAACTTTTAAGTTGACAGAATACAAATCACTACCTTCAATAGGCCCATAGGCTTATGACCGAAAAGGCTGGGTAGCAAACAGCTAGAGTGTGTGTGAGCCCAGTCAAcaaatattgttttttgatAATTGATGGTTGTCCAATTATAATGTACAATTAATTGTTATAGGTATTTTCATTATATTCCAGTACGGAGAAATGGAAAAATGAATTACCAGAGAGATTATTAGGTCTTTTCACTTATTAATTGAGGATTTTTTATAatgatgatatttatttatagttatattttgaaatttttgaatttcataATAATAGGCAAACAAAAAGGCCAggagttttgattttgaaaCACATACAATCATTCATGGACACAATCACTATTCTTCGATTTGTGCTTTCGTGTTCTTGCTTTGAGTGAAAcgaatgaagaaaatgaaagacaattctttttgtttggtttatttctTGTCATCTcaaacataattttatataattttcatttaGCAATGTTGATGTGATAGTTATATTCAATCGTTGAATAAAAtctttatttaataataataattgattgaaACTACCACATTATTGttaaatgaaatattttatCAGCTATGAATCtcataaaaagaattttttttttttttaaaaaaaaaaaaaaaacacttttaaagcATTATCATAAATGCCGTAAAATCAAGCACAGAACGACATCATGTATTGACAAATTGACTGAAACGGCGCGTTTGCAGCTCAGTGAGAGGCTTTCGGCAAAGCACAGAACGACGCCGTGTTGGAGACGTTTCTGTGTAAATTCAGagacagaaagagagagggagagagactcagagagacagagagagagagagagagagagaatgggcagcaaagaagtagaagaagaagaagaagacgagggGCCTCCGCCAGGTTGGCAGTCCTTCCCTCCCCCTTCTTCACAACCACCACCAGCGCCACCTTCCGGTGAGTCTCTTCCGATCTCTTCGGTGACACTTTTACCACGATTTTTGGTTCCATaaagcatctatatatatatgtgtgtgtgtgtgtcattGGCAGCTTCAATGAGTTTTTGATACTTTTGAAGGCTACCCACTTGGTGATTCAGTTTAGTATGCTTTGTCAATTGCGTTTTTGAATTGTTGTTCTAAACAATCAACAGGGCCATCACCAACACTCGGTGGCTCACGAACACCAAGTGTTGGTTCTCGTTACGAAATTGTTATATTGATGAATCTCCcccttttttccaaaaaaaaaaaaatatagaaaaatagaaaaagggaTCTTGCTACTTGCTTACGTTATAATTAAAAGGGGTTCTGGGTTCAAAGGCATAATTTTTTCATTCCTCTGTTGCTGAGTTAATGGTGTGCCTTAATGAAGATGGCATCAATCCTCCTGGTTATCTTTAGGATTATTAACGCATATGGTTTGTTATCAAAGAATCTGTGAGCCTAGTGATAAAAGATAAGAGTATGTGAATACAATGTAACCTAGGATgactcaaactcaatgtgtataGATGAGGTAGAGAATATGTAGATATAGAAGAGGTAGAGTTGTAGTTAAACTCTTATAATGTAATTGCTATATTTATCAATGAAAGTTCACTGTGATCATATTATTCAGCAATAGTATTCTGTTCTCATAAGGATAAGCATTCACGTCCATATCAGTAAATTTACCCTTCATTTTAGCTAAAAAGATTATATTTCTTTATCTAATAACTCTTCCAAAGCAACtattcactttcactattctatttcaatattattttttaaggatttctttactttttctttcagaGAAAATGGAATGTTAGagattttttaagtttttaattttttttttaattttttaatttttaattaatttatttatttatttatttttcagattTGGTGAGTGAGTGTAATTTGGTGAGCACGGTAACAGCTCACCTAGCCGGATGAGAACTAGGCCTCTAAGTGTTACCATGATTGATTTAAGGTGTATAGATGTCCTTTGTAATTGATCTTAGTCTATTATCAAGAATGGCTGATTGTCTCTGCGTGCGGTTTCTGGAAAGAACATGTTGTTACTTGTTAGATGGAGTATATTAGGTGCAATGCTACTAGGTTTCATAAGTTGGTAATTCCTTTTAATTGGGATAGACATCATATATTCTATCTAAAAGGTGGATTTGAAGTAACCATATTGACTTGTTTGAATCATGTGATTTCAGTTGAAAACATAAAGAAGCTGCTTGATCATTTGCTTGTATGAAATGCGTTTTCAGTATAACAAATTACTACATTTAAGTAGGAAGAAAAGAGCTACACTGGAGGGCACTCACctgaaaattttgtttcaaaactaAATCTTGATAGTTTTAGTTGACTGGAGTGGACAAAAGGAAGCCACTGCTTGCATAAGGGAAGTTTCTTgtaggaagacttatagcacCATTGCCATAGGTCCTCCTGCTTCCAACCCTGTTCATTAAACAACTTACCATTCATTCCTGTTAGGGATGTTAGCTGGGGAATCCTTTCTATTAACttcaacgttttttttttttttttttgttactttttctctatttttttttccgtaTAATTATTACTTTATATGTATTTTCTTAGAATATAGATTGAAAAAATAGATTTTCTTGATAAAGTCTTCTATTTCGGAAATTATTtgacaaaatatgaaataaacatCATATTTGATAAAAGTCTTCAGGCAC
Coding sequences within it:
- the LOC132169851 gene encoding F-box/kelch-repeat protein At3g06240-like, giving the protein MANELPEDLVTQILLWLPVVSLLRFKCVCKSWYALITHQNFVRKHLLHNNNNNSNTHLLLKTSNKTMDDYVVSTISYEELQISPLTQPLPPQYFRNDEPFGEKYSISVVGSCNGLVCLHAYDTLKVVIWNPTTRETKVVPESPAGYCTRIQGMGFGFDAKTNDYKIIHFVSMYEPNFDDYVMKDVKEIIYQKVVYSLSTDSWRKVDGPQCFISETGPMAYTTGMGSWLAYDHDRDSFVLSFDMSDEVFLKTPLPDNVTEQSLFVLNESIAMVALMPVDERWREIRYDIWLLLKVGVKDSWNRLFTIGPSFARIHRPLGFWKNDTMFLNKIDNGQLFLYDPSTKQMTDLQIHGHSNSMQLVTYMETLVSVKGGNESEE